The window GTGAGAGCGAGCTTGTGCTCGACGCCGGCGAAGACGTAGCGGCCGTCGACGATGCGGTTGGGCCACGGCACCAGCGTCGCGCCGCGATACGCCGGGCGCACCTCGTCGGCGACGAACGGCACGACCAGGTTGCGACCGGCGTGGGTGAGCGAGCGCAGCGAGGCGCCGACGCTCGCGACAACCGCTTCGCAGTCGCCGTGGCGGAGGGTGTGCTGGATGCCGCTGGCAGGAAGGTGCGCCATGTCAGATCCCCTGCGCCAACCGGTAGTACGCGGCGTTCCAACGCAGTTCCTTCTGGAACCCGCGCACCGTGGTGTCCTGGTCGATCACGAGCAGTTCGGTCTTCGCGATCTCGGCGAAGTCCTGGAACACCTCGATGCCCACCGCGGTGGTCATGACGGTGTGGTGTGCGGCCCCGGCGGCCAGCCAGCATCCGGCGCTCGTGGCGAAATCGGGGGCGGGCTTCCACACGGCCCGTCCCACCGGAAGGTTCGGCAGGTCGGGGGCTTCGACGTTCTCGACGACGTTCGCGACCAGGCGGAATCGGTCGCGCATGTCCGACAGCGCGACCACGACGGCGGGACCGGGGTCGGCGGTGAAGACCAGGCGCACCGGGTCCTGTTTGCCGCCGATGCCCAGCGCATGCACTTCGAGGCGCGGCTTGGCGGTCGTCAGCGACGGCGAGACCTCGAGCATGTGGGCACCGAGGATCTTCTCGTCGCCCGCCACGAGGTCGTAGGTGTAGTCCTCCATGAGGCTGGCACCACCGGGCAGGCCCGAGCCCATGACGTTCGCGGCGCGCACCAGGATCGCCGTCTTCCAGTCGCCCTCGGCGCCGAAGCCGTACCCCTCGGCCATGAGGCGCTGCACCGCGAGCCCCGGCAGCTGCGTGAGCGCACCGAGGTCCTCGAAGCTCGTCGTGAAGGCGCCGAAGCCACCCTCCTCGAGGAACGACCGCAGGCCGATCTCGATGGCGGCGCCGTCGCGCAACGACTGGTGGCGATCGGCGCCGGGGTGGAGTTCCTCGGCGACGTCGTACAGGTCGAGGTACTCCGCCACGAGGGCGTCGATCTGGTCGTCGGTCGCGTTCGCGACGGCATCCGCCAGTTCATTCACGCCCCACGTGTTCACCTGCACGCCGAAGCGCAGTTCGGCCTCGGTCTTGTCGCCCTCGGTGACGGCGACGAAGCGCATGTTGTCGCCGAAGCGGGCGAGCTTGAGGGTGCGGACGGCCTGCCAGCCGGCGGCGGCGCGCTGCCACTGCTCGATCTGCTCGAGCACGATCGGGTTTGACACGTGGCCGACGACGGTCTTGCGGGCGACGTTCAGCCGCGTCTGGATGTACCCGAACTCGCGGTCGCCGTGGGCGGCCTGGTTGAGGTTCATGAAGTCGAAGTCGATGTCATCCCACGGCAGCTCGACGTTCGCCTGCGTGTGCAGATGCAGCAGCGGTTTCTGCAGCGCGTCCAGGCCCCCGATCCACATCTTGGCGGGGCTGAAGGTGTGCATCCACGCGATAACGCCGATGACGTCGTCGCGGCCGTTGACCTCGAGGGCAAGGCGGCGGATGCTGTCGGCATCCTTCAGCACGGGCTTCCACACCACGCGCACCGGAAGAGCGGACATGCCGTCGACGACGGCCTGCGACTGCTCGGCCACCTGGCGCAGGGTCTCTTCGCCGTACAGGTTCTGGCTGCCGGTGACGAACCAGACCTCGTAGCCGTCGAGGGAAGTGGAAAGGGGCATGGCAGTTCCTTCGCTAGCGGTTCAGAGTGCGGCCACGGCGGCGGCTTCGACAGCCAGGCCGGCGCGGTAACGATCGAGGTACGTCGCGAATCCGGCGACGTCTTCGGGGCGGGGCTCGGCGACGTCGATATCGGCGTCGGCGAACACATGAGAGTCGAGGTAGGTGGCCAGGTCGGTGTCTTCTGCGCGGCTCAGGTAGGCCGCCAGTACCGCGATTCCCCAGGCGCCGCCTTCGGCGGCGGTCTCGCCGACGGCGACCGGGGCGCCGAGCGCGCCGGCGAGGAAGCGCTGCGCCACGCCTGCGGTGCGGAACATGCCGCCGTGGGCGAACATGCGATCCAGCGCCACGCCTTCGTCCTCGAGCACGCGCATGCCCAGGGCGAGGGTGCCGAACACGCCGTACAGCTGCGCGCGCATGGCGTTGGCGAGGGTGAAGGAGCTGTCGGGGGTGCGCACGAAGAGCGGGCGGCCCTCGGCAAGACCGGCGATCGGCTCGCCGGCGAGGTGGTTGTAGGCGAGCAGTCCCCCGGCGTCGGGGTCGCCGGTGAGCGCCTCGCGGAACAGCGTCTCGTACACGGCGTCCATGTCGACGGGCTGACCCGACGCCTCGGCGAAGCGGGCGAACATGCCCACCCAGGCGGCCAGTTCGCTGGCTCCGTTGTTGCAGTGCACCATCGCGACGGGGTCGCCGGCGGGCGTCGTGACGAGGTCGAGTTCGTGGTGGGCGTGGCGCAGCGGGTGCTCGAGCACGACCATCGCGAAGATGCTCGTCCCGGCGCTGACGTTGCCGGTGCGGGGGGCGACGGCGTTCGTGGCGACCATGCCGGTGCCGGCGTCGCCCTCCGGCGGGCACAGCGCGATGCCGGGGCGGAGGGTGCCGGTCGGGTCGAGCAGCGCGGCGCCGTCGGCGGTCAGCTCGCCCGCGGGAGTACCCGCGACGAGCACCTCCGGGAGGAGGGCGGCCAGATCCAGGCCGGTGCCGAGGCCGGCGAAGCGGTCGAGCAGGTCGCGGTCGTAATCGTGCGTGGCGGAGTCGATCGGGAACATGCCCGACGCGTCGCCGACGCCCAGTACGCGGCGGCCGGTGAGGCGCCAGTGGACGTAGCCGGCGAGGGTCGTGACGGAGTCGATGCGCGGCACGTGCGGCTCTTCATCGAGCACGGCCTGGTAGACGTGCGCGATCGACCAGCGGTGCGGGATGTTGACCTCGAACAGGTCGCTGAGCACGGCGACGGCGGGCCCGGTGTTGGTATTGCGCCAGGTGCGGAACGGCACCAGCAGGTCGCCCGCGGCGTCGAACGCGAGGTAGCCGTGCATCATCGCCGAAACGCCGATCGCGCCGAACGTGTCGGGGGTTACTCCGTACCGGGTCTGCACGTCGGCGACGAGGTCGGCGTACGCGGCCTGCAGCCCCGACCACACGTCGTCGAGGGAATAGGTCCACAGACGATCCTCGAACGTGTTCTCCCACGCGTGGCTGCCGACGGCGAGCACGTCGGTGGGGGTCTCCCCGATGAGGCACGCCTTGATGCGCGTCGAGCCGAGTTCGATGCCGAGCGAGGTGCGTCCGGCGCGGATCGCCTCGCCGATCGCGGCGTCGCGGGTGGCGGTGGGCGTGATGCTCACGGATCCTCCATTGGTGTCTGCGTCGATGTTACCGGTAACAGGGATCGGTGTCACGAGCGGGGCGGGGCGGTGGAGTCGCGGACGACGAGGGTCGGCGGCACTGGGGCATCCGGAGCCTCCAGACCCAGCACGTCCCCGATGCAGCGACGCGCTTCGCCGACGATATCCAGGCGCACGGTGGTCAGGGCGGGCCGGTAGTACGCGGCATCCGGGTTGTCGTCGAAGCCCGTGACGCTGACGTCGGTCGGAACGTCGACACCGAGCGCGGCGAGGCCCGCGATCAGACCCAGTGCCATCTGGTCGTTCGCGACGACGACCGCCGTCGGCCCGCCCGGTGCGCGCACGGCTGCGGCGACCTCGGCGGCGCGGGCCGCACCGGCCGCGGCCGACCAGTCGCCCTCCCACCGCGGTCCGGGCTCGACCCCGGCCGCCGCGAGAGCGGCCCGCACGCCGGCATCGCGGGCGGCGGCCTCGCGCCAGTCGGCGGGGCCGGCGAGGTGGGCGATGCGCATGTGCCCGAGGTCGACGAGGTGACGCACCGCCGCTGCCGCTCCCTCGCGCTGACGGTCGGCACCCGGCCCGCCGTGCAGTTCCGCGACGGGCAGCCCCAGCTCCGCAAGGGTCTCCAGGGTGCGCTTGTGCGGAGCGACCACGACGATGCCGTCGACCCCCTGCGCGAGCAGGTGCTCCGCGGCGGCGGCGACGGATGCCGCGTCGGCGGCGTCCGCGTAGGCGGTGGCGATCCAGCGGCCGGCCGTGCGCGCCGAGGTCTCCAGCGCTGCGATGCCGACGGCGGGACCGTAGAGCGTGGCATCCGAGGCGATGACCCCGAGTGTGCGGGTCGTGGCGGTGCCGAGCGAGCGGGCCGCGTTGTTCACGCGGTAGCCCAGCGCCGCCATCGCGTCGAGCACGCGGCGGCGCGTCTCGACGCGGATGTGCGGGTGGTCGTTGAGCACGCGCGACACCGTCTGGGGCGACACCCCCGCCAGTGCGGCGACGTCGCGCACGCCCACCTTGGTGCGGGGAACGGCGGGGTCGGGCATGCCGCTCAGGCTAGCGCGCGATGCTGTCTCCTCATCCCTTGACCCCTCCCGTTCCGAGTCCGGACTGCCAGTAGCGCTGCAGGAAAAGGAACGCGATCACCAGGGGCAGGATCGACACGAACGAACCGGTGATGACGGTCGAGAACACCGCCTGCGATCCACCGCCCGCCGACGCCGCCGCCTGCAGTTGCGCAAGTCCCACCGTGATCGGGTACAGCTCCGACGTGTTGAGCATGATCAGCGGCAGGAAGTAGTTGTTCCAGGTCCCCACGAGCGAGAACAGGAACACCGTCACCAGGCCTGGCCCCAGCAGTCGCAACCCGACCTGCCAGAAGATGCGGAACTCCCCCGCGCCGTCCACCCGAGCCGCCTCGATGAGACTGTCGGGGATCGAATCGGCGGCGTAGACACGCATCAGGTACACCCCGAACGGGCTCACCAGCGACGGGATGATGATCGCCCACGGGGTATCCGTCAGGCCCGCCCGGGCGAACAGGAGGTAGGTCGGCAGGGCGAGTGCGGTCACCGGGATCATGACCGCGCCGAGCGTCACGGAGAACAGCGCCCGGCGGCCCGGGAACTCGTACTTCGCGAACGCGTAGCCGGCCATCGCCGACAACAGCGTGGCCCCGACGGCCGAGACGACCGCGTAGACCACCGTGTTGAGCATCCACCGGGCGAACAGCCCGCCGCGCACCGTGAACAGCTCGACCAGATTGTCCCAGAGCGAGAACTCCGGGGCGAACCACAGGCCGAACGTCGCGAACAGCGCGGAGGTGTCCTTGGTGGATGCCACCATCAGCCACCACAGCGGCAGGATGAAGTACAACGCGCACAGCCACAGCAGTACGGTCAGCAGCCAGCTGCGCCGCTTCTCCGGCACATACCGGCGCAGCGCGCGTCGCCCGCCGCGAGCGGGTCGGCCGGTGACGACGGCCCTGGTGTCGAGCGTGGTCATCGCAGCCCCTTTCGATCGCGGCGCTCACGGCGCTGCTCGCCCAACTGCACGACGTAGGACACCACGGCGATCAGCAGCCCCAGCAGGAATGCGATCGCGGCGGCGTAGTTGAGCTCGCGGTTGATGAACGCGAGGTTGTAGGCGTAGTAGTTCGGCGTGAACGAGTTGGTGATGGCATCCGGAGCGATCGCATTGAGCAGGCTCGGCTCGTTGAACAGCTGGAACGAGCCGATGATCGAGAAGATCACCGTCAGCAGGATCGCCGGGCGGATCGAGGGGATCTTGATGCTCCACGCGATGCGGAACTGACCGGCACCCTCGATCTCGGCTGCTTCGTACAGCTCCATCGGAATCGCCCGGAGAGCGGCGTACATGATGATCATGTTGTAGCCGATGAACTCCCAGGTGACGATGTTCATCATCGAGCCGAGGATGCTGCCCGGCGAGAGGAAATCCGGAGTCCCCCAGCCGATGCCCCGCGCGATCTGCGCGAGCGGACCGAAGTCGGGGCCGTAAAGGTAGCCCCACATGAGCGTCGCGATCACCGCCGGCACCGCGTACGGCATGAAGATCAGCAGCCGGATGGTGCGCGATCCCCGAGCCCGGCCGGTGTCCAGCGCGAGCGCGAGGAACAGTGCGAGCCCCAGCATGATCGGCACTTGGATGACCAAGAACAGCGCCACGCGACCGAGGCCGCCCCAGAAGTTGGGGTCGGCGAACGCGCGGGTGTAGTTGGCCAGGCCGGCGAACTGCTCGCCGCCGATGAGCCTGCTCTCGAAGAAGCTGAGGTACCCGGCGTAGACCAGCGGAGCCACGAGCATCGTGAGGAAGACGGCGAAGAACGGAAGGATGAACAGATACGCCGCGCGATGCTGGCGGCGGGTGGCGGCGTTGCGGCGCCGCGGCGGCATGGGTGCGGCGCGACGCGGCGGCGCGTCGGCGACGGTGGCGCTGTGGGAGTGCGACATTGCTGCTCCTTGAAGTTGTGTGAGGGGGCCGGGGCCGGTCGCGATGGTGCGACCGGGCCCCGCCCGTGGCTCACTCGACGGTGAAGCCCTGGTCCTCGGCGTAGGAGACGAGCTGGTCCTGCCAGGCATCCAGCGCAGCGG is drawn from Microbacterium sp. zg-B96 and contains these coding sequences:
- the araA gene encoding L-arabinose isomerase is translated as MPLSTSLDGYEVWFVTGSQNLYGEETLRQVAEQSQAVVDGMSALPVRVVWKPVLKDADSIRRLALEVNGRDDVIGVIAWMHTFSPAKMWIGGLDALQKPLLHLHTQANVELPWDDIDFDFMNLNQAAHGDREFGYIQTRLNVARKTVVGHVSNPIVLEQIEQWQRAAAGWQAVRTLKLARFGDNMRFVAVTEGDKTEAELRFGVQVNTWGVNELADAVANATDDQIDALVAEYLDLYDVAEELHPGADRHQSLRDGAAIEIGLRSFLEEGGFGAFTTSFEDLGALTQLPGLAVQRLMAEGYGFGAEGDWKTAILVRAANVMGSGLPGGASLMEDYTYDLVAGDEKILGAHMLEVSPSLTTAKPRLEVHALGIGGKQDPVRLVFTADPGPAVVVALSDMRDRFRLVANVVENVEAPDLPNLPVGRAVWKPAPDFATSAGCWLAAGAAHHTVMTTAVGIEVFQDFAEIAKTELLVIDQDTTVRGFQKELRWNAAYYRLAQGI
- a CDS encoding carbohydrate ABC transporter permease, which encodes MTTLDTRAVVTGRPARGGRRALRRYVPEKRRSWLLTVLLWLCALYFILPLWWLMVASTKDTSALFATFGLWFAPEFSLWDNLVELFTVRGGLFARWMLNTVVYAVVSAVGATLLSAMAGYAFAKYEFPGRRALFSVTLGAVMIPVTALALPTYLLFARAGLTDTPWAIIIPSLVSPFGVYLMRVYAADSIPDSLIEAARVDGAGEFRIFWQVGLRLLGPGLVTVFLFSLVGTWNNYFLPLIMLNTSELYPITVGLAQLQAAASAGGGSQAVFSTVITGSFVSILPLVIAFLFLQRYWQSGLGTGGVKG
- a CDS encoding sugar ABC transporter permease, with amino-acid sequence MSHSHSATVADAPPRRAAPMPPRRRNAATRRQHRAAYLFILPFFAVFLTMLVAPLVYAGYLSFFESRLIGGEQFAGLANYTRAFADPNFWGGLGRVALFLVIQVPIMLGLALFLALALDTGRARGSRTIRLLIFMPYAVPAVIATLMWGYLYGPDFGPLAQIARGIGWGTPDFLSPGSILGSMMNIVTWEFIGYNMIIMYAALRAIPMELYEAAEIEGAGQFRIAWSIKIPSIRPAILLTVIFSIIGSFQLFNEPSLLNAIAPDAITNSFTPNYYAYNLAFINRELNYAAAIAFLLGLLIAVVSYVVQLGEQRRERRDRKGLR
- a CDS encoding LacI family DNA-binding transcriptional regulator, yielding MPDPAVPRTKVGVRDVAALAGVSPQTVSRVLNDHPHIRVETRRRVLDAMAALGYRVNNAARSLGTATTRTLGVIASDATLYGPAVGIAALETSARTAGRWIATAYADAADAASVAAAAEHLLAQGVDGIVVVAPHKRTLETLAELGLPVAELHGGPGADRQREGAAAAVRHLVDLGHMRIAHLAGPADWREAAARDAGVRAALAAAGVEPGPRWEGDWSAAAGAARAAEVAAAVRAPGGPTAVVVANDQMALGLIAGLAALGVDVPTDVSVTGFDDNPDAAYYRPALTTVRLDIVGEARRCIGDVLGLEAPDAPVPPTLVVRDSTAPPRS
- a CDS encoding FGGY-family carbohydrate kinase, translating into MSITPTATRDAAIGEAIRAGRTSLGIELGSTRIKACLIGETPTDVLAVGSHAWENTFEDRLWTYSLDDVWSGLQAAYADLVADVQTRYGVTPDTFGAIGVSAMMHGYLAFDAAGDLLVPFRTWRNTNTGPAVAVLSDLFEVNIPHRWSIAHVYQAVLDEEPHVPRIDSVTTLAGYVHWRLTGRRVLGVGDASGMFPIDSATHDYDRDLLDRFAGLGTGLDLAALLPEVLVAGTPAGELTADGAALLDPTGTLRPGIALCPPEGDAGTGMVATNAVAPRTGNVSAGTSIFAMVVLEHPLRHAHHELDLVTTPAGDPVAMVHCNNGASELAAWVGMFARFAEASGQPVDMDAVYETLFREALTGDPDAGGLLAYNHLAGEPIAGLAEGRPLFVRTPDSSFTLANAMRAQLYGVFGTLALGMRVLEDEGVALDRMFAHGGMFRTAGVAQRFLAGALGAPVAVGETAAEGGAWGIAVLAAYLSRAEDTDLATYLDSHVFADADIDVAEPRPEDVAGFATYLDRYRAGLAVEAAAVAAL